One Neisseria sicca genomic region harbors:
- a CDS encoding CopD family protein, translated as MYLWFKLLHVFFVISWFAGLFYLPRIFVNLAQVEAAEQPVEYERLSAMARRLYKFMSPLGFGTLVCGMVIPFVTGWWGQGWLHVKLLMGLLLLAYQFYCGALLRGFEEKRNKHSHKWYRVFNEVPVLMMVVALYMVVFKPF; from the coding sequence ATGTATTTGTGGTTTAAGCTCTTGCATGTGTTTTTTGTGATTTCGTGGTTCGCCGGGCTGTTTTACCTGCCGCGGATTTTTGTGAATCTGGCGCAGGTCGAAGCGGCGGAGCAGCCGGTGGAATATGAGCGGCTCTCGGCAATGGCGCGGCGGCTGTATAAGTTTATGTCGCCGTTGGGGTTCGGGACGCTGGTGTGCGGCATGGTGATTCCGTTTGTGACGGGCTGGTGGGGGCAGGGCTGGCTGCATGTGAAGCTGTTGATGGGCCTGCTGCTTTTGGCTTATCAATTTTATTGCGGCGCGCTGCTTCGGGGCTTTGAGGAAAAACGCAATAAGCATTCGCACAAGTGGTACAGGGTGTTTAACGAAGTGCCTGTGTTGATGATGGTCGTCGCTTTGTATATGGTGGTGTTCAAGCCGTTTTAA
- a CDS encoding BolA family protein, translating into MLTPEQVKSLIEGVAACEHVEVEGDGHHFFAVIVSSEFEGKARLARHRLIKDGLKAQLASNELHALSISVAATPAEWAAKQQ; encoded by the coding sequence ATGCTTACCCCAGAACAAGTCAAATCGCTGATTGAAGGCGTCGCCGCTTGCGAACACGTTGAAGTCGAAGGCGACGGACATCACTTCTTCGCCGTCATCGTCTCTTCCGAGTTTGAAGGCAAAGCCCGCCTCGCCCGCCACCGCCTGATCAAAGACGGTCTGAAGGCGCAATTGGCCAGCAACGAATTGCACGCGCTGTCGATTTCCGTTGCCGCCACGCCTGCGGAATGGGCGGCGAAGCAGCAATAA
- a CDS encoding CYTH domain-containing protein, giving the protein MTIEIERRFLLKNDDWKREASAPQVLRQGYLSVEKERTIRVRIIDDKAWLTLKGYISDVSRSEFEYEIPLAHAQQMMETMCPFKMEKHRYRVEFKGFVFEIDEYFGDNAPLVVAEVELPAEDAPFEKPDWLGAEITSEGKFTNAYLSKHPYSTW; this is encoded by the coding sequence ATGACTATTGAAATCGAACGCCGCTTCCTGTTGAAAAACGATGACTGGAAGCGCGAAGCATCCGCGCCGCAGGTGTTGCGGCAGGGCTATTTGAGCGTGGAAAAAGAGCGCACCATCCGCGTACGCATTATTGATGACAAGGCTTGGCTGACTTTGAAAGGCTATATTTCGGATGTCAGCCGCAGTGAGTTTGAATATGAAATTCCTTTGGCACACGCGCAGCAGATGATGGAGACGATGTGTCCGTTTAAGATGGAAAAACACCGCTATCGGGTTGAATTTAAAGGTTTTGTGTTTGAAATCGACGAGTATTTCGGCGACAACGCGCCTTTGGTGGTGGCGGAGGTCGAGCTGCCTGCGGAAGATGCGCCGTTTGAAAAACCGGACTGGTTGGGCGCGGAGATTACGTCGGAAGGAAAATTTACCAATGCGTATTTGAGCAAGCATCCTTATTCGACTTGGTAG
- a CDS encoding dihydrofolate reductase produces MPKITLIAACAPDRCIGINNTMPWHLPEDFAFFKSYTLDKPVVMGRKTWESLPRKPLPGRRNIVISRQADYPAEGAETVGSLEEALALCAAAEEVIIMGGAQIYAQALPLASDLRITEVALDVQGDAFFPEFSPSEWREAARETHTSANGTGYAFVHYTRIR; encoded by the coding sequence ATGCCGAAAATCACCCTGATTGCCGCCTGCGCGCCCGACCGCTGCATAGGCATCAACAACACCATGCCTTGGCACTTGCCCGAGGACTTCGCATTTTTCAAATCCTATACCCTCGACAAACCCGTCGTGATGGGGCGAAAAACTTGGGAATCCCTACCCCGCAAGCCGCTGCCCGGCCGCCGCAATATCGTCATCAGCCGTCAGGCAGATTATCCGGCAGAAGGCGCGGAAACCGTCGGCAGCCTTGAGGAGGCTTTGGCATTATGTGCCGCTGCGGAAGAAGTCATCATCATGGGTGGCGCACAAATCTATGCCCAAGCCCTGCCGCTTGCCAGCGATTTGCGGATTACCGAAGTGGCATTAGACGTCCAAGGCGATGCGTTTTTCCCCGAATTTTCGCCGTCAGAATGGCGCGAAGCCGCCCGCGAAACCCACACCTCTGCCAACGGCACAGGCTACGCATTCGTCCATTACACCCGCATCCGATAA
- a CDS encoding YadA-like family protein, with protein sequence MNKIYRVVWNETTQTWNAVAEFAKAHGKTASSGIGGIVASVGVRFAFTAIMSGLLLASGQVMAAANNGKTLANGKAVTAAVEGTDYNTCYFDTTSYNVVCGDDTTTALDFIPQDGGQPPKQGKSVSIGQGTQTQGESNVAIGPNSATAETGSIAIGSSANAAKNQTIAIGQGAATKGQADIAIGKGAGPGSSSANGRNIAIGENALQSSTNSDNVIAIGTNAGSGSDSTQSIYIGNGANGMETKNVAIGNLAKTKSGSVGIGDSSNAQGRSSVAIGTSATVTEAAGNGISIGFNSNTSGMSAVAIGGASTVGKGANASGAASLAIMGTAIATGQRAIAVGESALGSGPYGIAIGGKANALGASSIAIGGSQATDKATNATGNFSTAIGYGAKTVNHDTTAVGKNSTANGLRATAFGVDSNAGAENALAAGPQTTASAKGAIAVGFATQATGLSSIAVGKEAIATTETSTSLGQNSQATANNAVAIGNKAVAAGTGNIVVGTNAGVYDATVSAGRTVGADTVYIGADSGRNAYTNERQISIGKGTGNNATGVDNIALGLRSGAFVSGANNVAIGREAGMGTDAQKLSVTSTVAIGEAAKGSFSNTVAIGKTALAEKESAVAVGMVSKASGDNSVAIGKTANASAHETVAIGHETVAGAVSSVAVGQRANASGSEAVALGIDSNASGRFAVAIGNMAKVTNSKLNGIAIGSNAVASEDYAMAMGLDTQATGNSSIAFGNTTKALAAEAIAIGHSANAAEGNTVALGVSATSAKAGAVTLGAYTKADAVKALALGYESHAVNENDVALGGGSLTEAHHNGDYTLNGNYTAAGTWSYGTVSVGKVDATTPANNFTRQIQNVSAGVISATSTDAINGSQLYATNSYLLNLGNNVKNALGGSTQIDDAGNLTLNNLGGTGKANVHDALEAMNNKIDQLGGGSSSHFYSVNTASDTRGNYNNDGATGLDALAAGADAQAAGDFAVAVGTGAQAVISNSIAIGKNASVDADTASVAAVNGATKGEGSVAIGANTKASGTNATAVGQASNAYGQNSFAGGQSSKALGKSSVAVGDGAIANQDSSTAIGAYSQSTAAGATALGFNTRATASGTVAAGRNSKATSNNALALGNEADAQKDDTIAIGYNAQATQNRAVAFGKNAKATAGDTFAFGDAAKASASNAIALGKNANAAHADSIALGVNSATEAAVQTTSATVGGLTFGNFAGNAPSSTLSIGTAGKERTITNVAAGRISDSSTDAVNGSQLYATQNVMNNIGKSAVGVLGGNAAIANNGTIKMTDIGGTGESTIHDAIASINKASYKSFKLNTAKTNNTNGVAENYSLEEITNGATITLEAGQNIRLSQNKGAVSINTVDAPTFAGKITANGGLDMANNKIINVAKGSDPSDAVNFEQLSDAIKNVHVTTLTTVSNSTPFSYIGSNGKMLRREVAIDPNTQTRTVKFVDVEDNTDYTGNDVTIAALNPTDPQTSTPTTIGNVKDGQKQNDAVNVSQLDKVAKVLGTQVNPADGSITAPNYTVISGNPDSSSVATYHTVGEALSALSDAARTPLTFAADAGTPSTRRLGSTVTVKGGEADATKLSDSNNIGVVSDDTTGTLNVKLAKELKGLTSSEFVDAAGGKTTVSADGVTVGTAANPVKLTTEGLSNGGKKATDIAAGVNNTDAVNVSQLTPLATALGATVNPTTGAVEVPNLVVTKTDGTQAAPVNTVQGALDNIGTELQKGLTFGGDNADKNFERKLGNQVFVKGGADAAKLSDNNIGVVSDDLNGTLNVKLAKDLQGLNSAQFETDGNVTTINGGNVSLADKDGNIAETTANGITLTPVPSSGKEAVSLTKDGLNNGGNKITKVAEGTLAADSTDAVNGAQLYKVDQKANTNAENIAKGINIGGTSGSNKYALGDTVNIKGDSNITSETVEGGVQLKLADTVKIGQDSGKPVSIDGVNGTVSGLSNKALGGADFATKGQAATEEQLNATQANLAKILGGNAANDNGNVNFTDIGGTGKTNVHDAIAAVKETAEKGWNLNANDETSSEKIAAGDTVTFKEGKNVKVSRNGKHITVATSDDVSFNKVTVGDSVLTDNGLTVGNGKAGNPVSLTKDGLDNGGNKISNVAAGEADTDAVNVAQLKANSGRVESGDDNIVVETDKTGGSNVYKVSTAKDLKADSLTAGETVVNNSGVTVGDKVALGKDGLKAGDVNITADGIDAGNKAISNVAKGVKATDAVNVAQLNEQLAATEKTTTVVAGKNVTVSEKVDGNNTEYTVNADKTTLSQAAGGAVKVSEGAKDADGVTDYALDLTDEAKADIAKGVAAKDAVDNKGLTFAADNGTTGAKKLGDSLSVKGDGNILTRADENGIGFSLADKITVGKAGKGNKPLVIDGTAGLISGLSNTTLGGADFATKGQAASEEQLNAAQANLANLLGGNAANDKGNVTTTDIGGTGKDNVHDAIAAVKETADKGWNLNANDETSSEKIAAGDTVTFKEGKNVKVSRNGKHITVATSDDVSFDKVTVGGSVLTDNGLTVGNGKAGKPVSLTKDGLNNGGNKVSDIAAGEADTDAVNVAQLKAAAAKATSKVDSGNDNIVVTPEQNADGSTTYKVATAPNLKADSFTAGDTVVNNNGVNVGDKVALGKDGLKAGDVNITADGINAGGKKVTGVAAGTVAAGSTDAVNGGQLHQVYELIGSNGGNVNTAPPSVEADGKAGLGNIKNITLVDNSNNPNVTNVTNETKIAQSNGYSLVTYNVEDQGMYVTNNVIEAVGRMNEQGIKFFHTNDGEVNPDVQARNSEDSSASGAYATAVGFQAASKGTNAIAIGKGAKANAENTIAIGTGNIVSGKNSGAIGDPTVVSGNSSYSIGNNNNVSADNAYALGSNIKATVNDSVYLGDRAQTQGIHTADAAKGEAYTYGGLNDKAVAGKAGSAAAANKVAGVVTVGNGTDETRQVQGVAAGVVSADSTDAINGSQLYYTNQAINQNVTNIGNYVVNMGNQINQRIDNVESDSKAGTAAAMAVAGLPQAYLPGKSMMAVAGGVYRGESGYAVGFSSISDGGNWIIKGTATGNSRGHYGATAGVGYQW encoded by the coding sequence ATGAATAAAATCTATCGTGTCGTATGGAACGAAACCACACAGACGTGGAACGCGGTGGCGGAATTCGCCAAAGCGCATGGGAAAACGGCTTCATCAGGCATAGGCGGCATCGTTGCCTCCGTAGGCGTGCGCTTCGCGTTTACCGCCATCATGTCCGGCCTGCTGCTTGCCAGCGGTCAAGTCATGGCTGCAGCAAATAACGGTAAAACCCTTGCCAATGGCAAAGCCGTCACTGCGGCTGTCGAAGGTACCGACTACAACACCTGCTATTTCGATACCACCAGCTACAACGTGGTCTGCGGCGATGATACGACGACTGCGTTAGATTTCATTCCTCAAGACGGCGGACAACCTCCAAAACAAGGTAAATCTGTCTCCATCGGACAAGGAACCCAGACCCAAGGAGAAAGTAACGTTGCCATCGGTCCGAATTCAGCCACTGCCGAAACCGGCTCTATTGCCATCGGTTCTTCCGCCAATGCTGCCAAAAACCAGACTATTGCCATCGGTCAAGGTGCGGCAACGAAAGGTCAGGCTGACATTGCTATCGGTAAAGGTGCGGGTCCCGGCTCCAGTTCTGCAAACGGGCGAAACATCGCTATCGGTGAAAATGCGTTACAAAGCAGCACGAACAGCGATAACGTGATCGCCATCGGTACCAATGCAGGCAGTGGCAGTGACAGTACCCAGTCCATTTACATCGGTAATGGCGCAAACGGTATGGAAACCAAAAACGTCGCTATCGGTAACTTGGCGAAAACCAAAAGCGGCAGTGTCGGCATCGGCGATTCTTCAAATGCGCAAGGCAGATCATCTGTTGCCATCGGCACCAGCGCCACTGTTACTGAAGCGGCAGGTAACGGTATTTCCATCGGTTTCAATTCCAATACTTCGGGTATGAGCGCCGTAGCCATCGGTGGTGCGAGTACCGTTGGCAAGGGTGCGAATGCATCAGGTGCAGCCAGCCTTGCGATTATGGGTACTGCCATTGCCACCGGACAACGGGCTATTGCCGTGGGTGAATCGGCTTTAGGTTCGGGCCCTTACGGCATTGCCATCGGTGGTAAAGCGAATGCGTTAGGTGCTTCCTCCATCGCGATTGGCGGCAGTCAGGCGACGGACAAAGCGACGAACGCAACCGGTAATTTCTCAACTGCTATCGGTTATGGTGCCAAGACCGTCAATCATGATACCACTGCCGTCGGTAAAAACAGCACGGCAAACGGCCTGCGCGCCACAGCCTTCGGTGTAGACAGCAATGCAGGTGCTGAAAACGCCTTGGCTGCCGGTCCGCAAACCACTGCTTCTGCCAAAGGTGCAATTGCTGTCGGTTTTGCCACTCAGGCAACCGGTTTGAGCAGCATTGCAGTCGGTAAGGAAGCCATTGCCACTACAGAAACTTCTACTTCACTCGGTCAAAACAGCCAAGCCACCGCCAACAACGCCGTTGCCATCGGTAACAAAGCCGTAGCGGCAGGTACGGGCAATATCGTAGTGGGTACGAACGCAGGTGTGTACGACGCTACCGTTTCCGCAGGGCGCACAGTCGGTGCGGACACCGTCTATATCGGTGCGGACAGCGGTCGCAATGCCTATACCAACGAACGCCAAATCTCCATCGGTAAAGGTACGGGCAACAACGCTACCGGCGTGGACAACATCGCTCTCGGCTTGCGTTCCGGCGCATTTGTGTCCGGTGCAAACAACGTCGCTATCGGTAGGGAAGCAGGCATGGGTACGGATGCCCAAAAACTGAGCGTCACTTCCACTGTCGCCATCGGTGAAGCTGCAAAAGGCAGCTTCAGCAACACCGTCGCCATCGGTAAAACGGCCTTGGCAGAAAAAGAATCCGCAGTTGCCGTCGGTATGGTTTCCAAAGCCAGCGGCGACAATTCCGTCGCCATCGGTAAGACTGCCAATGCCAGCGCACACGAAACTGTTGCTATCGGTCACGAGACTGTTGCCGGAGCCGTTTCTTCCGTCGCTGTCGGTCAGCGTGCCAACGCATCGGGTAGTGAGGCGGTCGCATTGGGTATCGATTCCAATGCCTCCGGTCGTTTTGCCGTAGCCATCGGTAACATGGCGAAGGTAACCAACAGCAAGCTCAACGGCATTGCCATCGGCAGCAATGCTGTCGCTTCAGAAGACTATGCAATGGCGATGGGTCTTGACACCCAAGCAACGGGCAACAGCTCGATTGCCTTTGGTAATACGACTAAAGCACTTGCTGCAGAAGCTATTGCTATCGGTCATTCCGCCAATGCTGCGGAAGGCAATACTGTCGCCTTGGGTGTATCTGCGACTTCGGCAAAAGCAGGTGCGGTTACTTTGGGTGCATACACCAAAGCTGATGCTGTCAAAGCACTTGCCTTGGGTTACGAATCCCATGCCGTCAATGAAAACGATGTTGCTTTGGGTGGCGGCAGTTTGACCGAAGCGCATCACAATGGCGATTACACACTGAACGGTAACTACACAGCTGCCGGTACATGGTCTTACGGTACGGTTTCCGTCGGTAAAGTCGATGCAACCACCCCTGCCAACAACTTCACCCGTCAAATTCAAAACGTCTCTGCGGGTGTCATCAGCGCAACCAGCACCGATGCCATCAACGGCAGCCAGCTTTACGCGACCAATTCTTACCTGCTCAACTTGGGTAACAACGTCAAAAACGCCTTGGGCGGCAGTACCCAAATCGACGATGCAGGCAACCTGACCCTGAACAATTTGGGCGGTACAGGCAAAGCCAATGTTCACGACGCTTTGGAAGCGATGAACAATAAAATCGACCAATTGGGTGGCGGCAGCTCCAGCCATTTTTACAGCGTTAATACGGCCTCTGATACCCGAGGCAACTACAACAATGACGGTGCAACCGGATTGGATGCTCTGGCAGCAGGTGCGGACGCGCAGGCAGCGGGCGATTTTGCCGTAGCCGTCGGTACAGGCGCGCAGGCGGTAATTTCCAACTCTATCGCCATCGGTAAAAACGCCTCCGTCGATGCAGATACCGCCTCCGTTGCCGCCGTCAACGGTGCGACCAAAGGTGAAGGCTCCGTTGCCATCGGTGCGAACACCAAAGCCAGCGGCACCAACGCTACCGCCGTCGGTCAAGCGTCCAACGCCTACGGTCAAAACTCCTTCGCAGGCGGTCAGTCTTCCAAAGCATTGGGCAAATCCAGCGTAGCGGTTGGTGACGGCGCAATCGCCAACCAAGATTCCTCCACCGCAATCGGCGCATACAGCCAGTCCACGGCGGCAGGTGCGACCGCGTTAGGCTTCAATACCCGCGCAACCGCTTCCGGTACTGTCGCGGCAGGTCGCAACAGCAAAGCCACTTCCAACAATGCTTTGGCATTGGGTAACGAAGCAGACGCGCAAAAAGACGACACCATCGCCATCGGCTACAACGCCCAAGCCACGCAAAACCGTGCCGTAGCCTTCGGTAAAAATGCCAAAGCCACCGCAGGCGACACCTTTGCCTTCGGTGATGCGGCAAAAGCTTCTGCAAGCAACGCTATTGCGCTCGGTAAAAACGCCAATGCCGCTCATGCAGACTCCATCGCATTGGGTGTCAATTCCGCAACTGAAGCAGCCGTTCAGACGACCTCTGCTACCGTTGGCGGTCTGACCTTCGGCAACTTTGCAGGTAACGCACCTTCATCCACACTCAGCATCGGCACGGCAGGCAAAGAGCGTACGATTACCAACGTCGCCGCAGGCCGCATCAGCGACAGTAGCACCGACGCAGTAAACGGCAGCCAGCTTTATGCGACTCAAAACGTCATGAACAACATCGGTAAGAGCGCAGTCGGCGTATTGGGTGGAAACGCAGCCATTGCAAATAACGGCACTATTAAGATGACTGACATTGGCGGTACGGGTGAAAGCACTATTCATGATGCCATTGCTTCTATCAACAAAGCCTCTTACAAATCGTTCAAGCTGAATACGGCTAAAACCAACAATACCAATGGTGTTGCTGAAAACTATTCTTTGGAAGAAATTACCAATGGTGCGACCATTACGCTGGAAGCAGGTCAAAATATCCGTTTGAGCCAAAATAAAGGCGCAGTCAGCATCAATACAGTTGATGCTCCGACTTTTGCAGGCAAAATTACTGCAAATGGCGGTCTGGATATGGCAAACAACAAGATTATCAATGTTGCCAAAGGTAGCGATCCGTCTGATGCAGTGAATTTTGAGCAGTTATCGGATGCAATTAAAAACGTCCATGTAACTACATTGACTACGGTTAGTAATTCAACACCGTTCTCCTATATTGGTTCCAACGGCAAAATGTTGAGACGCGAAGTAGCCATTGATCCAAATACGCAAACACGCACCGTTAAGTTTGTCGATGTAGAGGATAACACTGACTATACAGGCAATGACGTAACGATTGCCGCATTGAATCCGACCGACCCTCAAACCTCGACTCCGACGACTATCGGTAATGTTAAAGATGGTCAGAAGCAAAACGATGCGGTAAACGTATCCCAGCTGGACAAAGTTGCCAAAGTACTTGGCACACAGGTTAATCCTGCTGACGGCTCTATTACTGCACCGAATTACACAGTTATTTCCGGCAATCCTGATAGTAGCAGCGTAGCGACTTACCATACTGTCGGAGAAGCATTAAGTGCGTTAAGCGATGCAGCACGCACACCGCTGACGTTTGCCGCTGATGCCGGTACGCCCTCAACTCGACGTTTGGGCAGCACTGTCACCGTTAAAGGCGGTGAAGCCGATGCAACCAAACTGTCCGACAGTAACAACATTGGTGTGGTTTCAGACGACACTACCGGCACACTCAACGTCAAACTGGCGAAAGAGCTGAAAGGTCTGACCTCGTCTGAATTCGTCGACGCAGCAGGCGGCAAAACCACCGTTTCTGCAGACGGCGTGACCGTCGGCACGGCGGCAAACCCCGTCAAACTGACGACCGAAGGTCTGTCTAACGGCGGTAAGAAAGCAACCGACATCGCTGCCGGTGTGAACAATACCGACGCCGTCAACGTCAGCCAGCTCACTCCGTTGGCAACCGCATTGGGCGCAACCGTCAATCCGACTACCGGCGCGGTTGAAGTACCGAATCTGGTGGTAACCAAAACCGACGGCACGCAGGCCGCACCTGTCAACACCGTACAAGGCGCGTTGGACAACATCGGTACCGAGCTGCAAAAAGGCCTGACTTTCGGCGGCGACAACGCAGACAAGAATTTCGAGCGCAAACTCGGCAACCAAGTTTTCGTCAAAGGCGGTGCGGATGCGGCGAAACTGTCCGACAACAACATCGGCGTGGTTTCAGACGACCTTAACGGCACGCTCAACGTCAAACTTGCCAAAGATTTGCAAGGTTTGAACAGCGCACAATTTGAAACCGACGGCAACGTGACCACCATCAACGGCGGCAATGTTTCCTTGGCTGACAAAGACGGCAATATTGCCGAAACCACAGCAAACGGCATCACCCTGACCCCGGTGCCAAGCAGCGGCAAAGAAGCCGTCAGCCTGACCAAAGACGGTCTGAACAACGGCGGCAACAAGATTACTAAGGTTGCCGAAGGCACGCTTGCGGCTGACAGCACCGACGCTGTTAACGGAGCGCAACTGTACAAAGTTGATCAGAAAGCCAACACCAATGCCGAAAATATTGCTAAAGGTATCAATATCGGCGGTACAAGCGGCAGCAACAAATACGCATTGGGCGACACTGTCAACATCAAAGGCGACAGTAACATTACCAGCGAAACCGTTGAAGGCGGCGTACAACTGAAACTTGCCGACACCGTCAAAATCGGACAAGACAGTGGCAAACCTGTCAGCATCGACGGCGTAAACGGTACTGTCAGCGGTTTGAGCAACAAAGCCTTGGGCGGTGCGGACTTCGCTACCAAAGGTCAAGCAGCGACTGAAGAGCAGTTGAACGCTACCCAAGCCAACCTGGCGAAAATCCTCGGCGGTAACGCGGCCAACGACAATGGCAACGTCAACTTCACCGACATCGGCGGTACAGGCAAAACTAACGTCCACGACGCGATTGCCGCAGTCAAAGAAACTGCCGAAAAAGGCTGGAACCTGAACGCCAACGACGAAACCTCGTCTGAAAAAATCGCTGCAGGCGACACCGTAACCTTCAAAGAAGGCAAAAACGTCAAAGTCAGCCGCAACGGTAAACACATCACCGTAGCGACTTCAGACGACGTATCCTTCAACAAAGTAACTGTCGGCGACAGCGTTCTGACCGACAACGGGTTGACTGTGGGCAACGGCAAAGCAGGTAATCCTGTCAGCCTGACCAAAGACGGTTTGGACAACGGCGGCAATAAAATCTCCAACGTCGCCGCAGGCGAGGCAGATACCGACGCAGTGAACGTTGCCCAGTTGAAAGCCAATTCAGGTCGTGTGGAAAGCGGCGACGACAACATCGTCGTTGAAACCGACAAAACAGGCGGTTCTAACGTTTACAAAGTTTCTACCGCTAAAGACCTGAAGGCTGACAGCCTGACCGCGGGCGAGACTGTTGTGAACAACAGCGGCGTAACCGTCGGCGACAAAGTGGCTCTGGGCAAAGACGGTCTGAAAGCAGGCGATGTGAACATCACTGCCGACGGCATCGACGCTGGCAATAAAGCCATCAGCAACGTTGCCAAAGGCGTAAAAGCCACCGACGCCGTCAACGTCGCCCAGCTGAACGAACAACTCGCCGCCACTGAAAAAACCACCACCGTCGTCGCCGGTAAGAACGTTACCGTCAGCGAAAAAGTGGACGGCAACAACACCGAGTACACGGTTAACGCCGACAAGACCACCCTCAGCCAAGCGGCGGGCGGTGCGGTTAAAGTCAGCGAAGGTGCGAAAGACGCCGACGGTGTTACCGATTACGCCCTCGACTTGACCGACGAAGCCAAAGCCGACATCGCCAAAGGCGTAGCGGCGAAAGACGCGGTGGACAACAAAGGTCTGACCTTTGCCGCCGACAACGGCACGACCGGTGCGAAGAAACTGGGTGACAGCCTGAGCGTCAAAGGTGACGGCAACATCCTGACCCGCGCCGACGAAAACGGCATCGGCTTCTCGCTGGCCGACAAGATTACTGTCGGCAAAGCAGGCAAAGGCAACAAACCGCTCGTAATCGACGGTACCGCCGGTCTGATTTCCGGTCTGAGCAACACCACCCTGGGCGGTGCGGACTTTGCCACTAAAGGCCAAGCCGCAAGCGAAGAGCAGTTGAACGCAGCACAAGCCAACCTGGCGAACCTGCTCGGCGGTAACGCAGCCAACGACAAAGGCAACGTCACGACCACCGACATCGGCGGCACAGGCAAAGACAACGTCCACGACGCCATTGCCGCAGTGAAAGAAACTGCCGACAAAGGCTGGAACCTGAATGCCAACGACGAAACCTCGTCTGAAAAAATCGCTGCAGGCGACACCGTAACCTTCAAAGAAGGTAAAAACGTCAAAGTCAGCCGCAACGGTAAACACATCACCGTAGCGACTTCAGACGACGTCTCCTTCGACAAAGTAACCGTAGGCGGCAGCGTTCTGACTGATAATGGACTGACTGTGGGCAACGGCAAAGCAGGCAAGCCCGTCAGCCTGACCAAAGACGGTCTGAACAACGGCGGCAACAAAGTGTCCGACATCGCCGCAGGCGAAGCCGACACCGACGCAGTGAACGTTGCACAGCTTAAAGCAGCCGCAGCGAAAGCGACATCCAAAGTGGACAGCGGCAACGACAACATCGTCGTCACCCCCGAGCAAAATGCCGACGGCAGCACCACTTACAAAGTGGCGACCGCACCCAACCTCAAAGCCGACAGCTTCACCGCAGGCGATACCGTTGTGAACAACAACGGCGTCAACGTCGGCGACAAAGTGGCGCTGGGCAAAGACGGTCTGAAAGCAGGCGATGTCAACATCACTGCCGACGGTATCAACGCAGGCGGTAAGAAAGTGACCGGCGTCGCCGCAGGCACCGTCGCCGCAGGCAGCACCGATGCCGTCAACGGCGGACAACTGCACCAGGTTTACGAACTGATCGGCAGCAACGGCGGCAACGTCAACACCGCACCGCCGTCAGTCGAAGCAGACGGCAAAGCAGGCTTGGGTAATATCAAAAACATTACCCTGGTGGACAACAGCAACAACCCGAACGTGACCAACGTCACGAACGAGACCAAGATTGCCCAGTCCAACGGTTACAGCCTCGTGACCTACAACGTCGAAGACCAAGGCATGTACGTGACCAACAACGTCATCGAAGCCGTAGGCCGTATGAACGAACAAGGTATCAAGTTCTTCCATACCAACGACGGCGAAGTGAACCCCGACGTACAGGCACGCAACAGCGAAGACTCCAGCGCGAGCGGCGCATACGCCACGGCAGTCGGCTTCCAAGCCGCCTCCAAAGGCACCAACGCCATCGCCATCGGTAAAGGCGCCAAAGCCAACGCCGAGAACACCATCGCCATCGGTACCGGCAACATCGTCAGCGGCAAAAACTCCGGCGCCATCGGTGACCCGACCGTAGTAAGCGGCAACAGCTCTTACTCCATCGGTAACAACAACAACGTATCCGCCGACAACGCCTACGCATTGGGCAGCAACATCAAAGCCACGGTCAACGACTCCGTCTACCTCGGCGACCGCGCCCAAACCCAAGGCATCCATACGGCTGATGCGGCCAAAGGCGAAGCCTATACCTACGGCGGCCTGAACGACAAAGCCGTGGCAGGCAAAGCAGGTTCGGCTGCCGCCGCGAACAAAGTCGCCGGTGTTGTTACCGTCGGCAACGGTACGGACGAGACCCGTCAGGTACAAGGTGTGGCGGCAGGCGTGGTATCTGCGGATTCGACCGATGCGATCAACGGCAGCCAGTTGTATTACACCAATCAGGCGATTAACCAAAACGTGACCAACATCGGCAATTACGTGGTGAACATGGGCAACCAAATCAACCAACGTATCGACAATGTGGAAAGCGATTCCAAAGCCGGTACCGCAGCAGCCATGGCGGTCGCCGGTCTGCCGCAAGCCTACCTGCCGGGTAAGAGCATGATGGCGGTTGCAGGCGGCGTTTACCGCGGTGAAAGCGGCTACGCAGTCGGCTTCTCCAGCATCTCCGACGGCGGCAACTGGATCATCAAAGGTACCGCTACCGGAAACTCACGCGGCCACTACGGCGCGACCGCAGGTGTCGGCTACCAATGGTAA